A single Saccharolobus shibatae B12 DNA region contains:
- a CDS encoding CBS domain-containing protein, producing MLKRIKDFMSTPVFQVEANTSLQEVCKLMLERGVGSVVVTEQGVPKGIFTDRDAIKAIAAGLSSSDEVRLAATMGNLIIVDEDTDVFDALKIMASNKIRHLPVKNKSGNIIGMFSITDVHKVYS from the coding sequence ATGCTTAAACGAATTAAAGATTTCATGTCAACGCCAGTTTTCCAAGTAGAAGCAAATACTTCACTTCAAGAAGTATGTAAGTTAATGCTAGAAAGGGGAGTAGGATCAGTAGTAGTGACAGAACAAGGTGTCCCCAAGGGAATATTTACTGATAGAGATGCAATTAAGGCAATTGCTGCAGGGTTAAGTTCCAGTGATGAGGTTAGATTGGCAGCTACCATGGGGAATCTAATAATTGTTGACGAAGATACCGATGTCTTTGATGCATTAAAAATAATGGCATCAAATAAGATTAGGCATTTGCCAGTTAAGAATAAGAGTGGGAATATTATAGGAATGTTTTCGATAACCGATGTTCATAAGGTTTATAGCTAG
- a CDS encoding winged helix-turn-helix domain-containing protein: MRFKFKIWIETEEGKPLIGKGGVKLLRAIEDTGSLSSASKSVGVSYKFAWEYVKRINEILGDSVEMRKGGKNAGGSKVNEKLDKLLSIYEEAQKEISEILEKYNKKINELLNEEKKG; this comes from the coding sequence ATGAGGTTCAAATTTAAAATCTGGATTGAGACAGAAGAGGGGAAACCACTTATAGGAAAAGGTGGAGTGAAATTATTAAGGGCAATTGAGGACACTGGTTCTCTTTCCAGCGCTTCTAAATCAGTTGGTGTTTCATATAAGTTTGCTTGGGAATACGTCAAAAGAATTAATGAAATTTTAGGTGACTCCGTAGAAATGAGAAAAGGAGGAAAGAACGCAGGAGGTTCTAAGGTCAATGAGAAGTTAGATAAACTACTAAGCATCTATGAGGAAGCACAAAAGGAGATTTCAGAAATCCTTGAAAAATATAATAAAAAGATAAATGAGCTATTAAATGAAGAGAAAAAAGGTTAA
- a CDS encoding APC family permease: MAEEGTKVSAQQSDKLLRKELTLLDMSFLGLGAIIGSGWLFASLAAASVAGPSAVLAWIIGGILIMFVGLAYAELGSAIPRTGGIVRYPHYTHGSYAGYILGFLYLLSAMTVPAIEAEAAITYISSINSYMGSLLTTTADGVTILTLPGIGLATLLLIVFFFINYFGIKVLGKTNTGITFWKLIVPTITFILLLAIGFNIKNFTSYGGLFPSLVSGASSGIIGPSAMLYAIPSTGIVFAYLGFRQPVEFAGEAKDPQRDVPRAIVIALLLAIIIYTLLQVSFIGAINWQYAINISKGYVPGNWSALSSGPWSSGPFYGEITTLGSTLGIAGLIYWGYLLLVDAIISPSGTGLIYIGTTTRTFYGIAADGYFPKFFLKLNKHRIPIWSIIASLILGFIFLLPFPSWYLLVGFISLATVFTYIMGGIGLQTLRKTAPDLKRRVKLSGASIIAPIATIAAILIVYWAGFTTLYYVLTALFVGVPLFWIYYAIRELKLNSVVGIVLGVAQLIFNILLAYFAYINILTVPPGTPISDIISSFVLYFLGFLGILVVPSLIGYALANGKGKQYIRSGFWLIGLILVIYIISFFGGFGPLGTSAPIPFPWDTIAAAIVGLVFHYAAVYSGFRTDEIEEIVREQLGEK, from the coding sequence ATGGCTGAGGAAGGCACAAAAGTTTCCGCACAACAAAGTGATAAACTGTTAAGAAAAGAACTAACCCTATTAGATATGTCATTTTTAGGTTTAGGGGCAATAATAGGATCTGGTTGGTTATTCGCATCATTAGCTGCTGCTTCAGTAGCTGGGCCATCTGCAGTACTAGCTTGGATAATTGGAGGAATCCTTATAATGTTCGTAGGATTGGCTTATGCTGAGCTAGGAAGTGCAATACCTAGAACTGGTGGGATCGTTAGATATCCGCATTATACGCATGGGAGTTACGCTGGTTACATTTTGGGGTTTCTTTACTTATTATCAGCCATGACAGTGCCTGCAATAGAAGCTGAAGCAGCGATAACATACATCAGTTCCATTAACTCGTATATGGGTAGTTTACTGACCACTACAGCTGATGGAGTAACAATTCTAACGTTACCTGGAATTGGGCTTGCCACCTTGCTACTAATAGTATTTTTCTTTATAAATTACTTCGGAATAAAAGTATTAGGGAAGACTAATACTGGAATAACTTTCTGGAAACTTATAGTCCCAACAATTACATTTATACTACTATTAGCTATAGGTTTCAATATAAAGAATTTTACGTCTTATGGAGGTCTATTTCCTTCACTTGTATCTGGGGCTTCCTCTGGGATTATAGGACCATCAGCGATGCTTTATGCAATACCCAGTACTGGAATAGTCTTCGCATACTTGGGATTTAGGCAACCAGTAGAATTTGCTGGAGAAGCTAAAGATCCACAAAGAGATGTACCAAGGGCAATAGTCATAGCATTACTCTTGGCTATAATAATCTATACACTACTTCAAGTTTCATTTATAGGCGCTATAAACTGGCAATATGCAATAAATATAAGTAAAGGATATGTTCCAGGGAATTGGAGCGCATTATCATCTGGACCTTGGTCTAGTGGTCCATTCTATGGAGAGATAACTACGCTTGGATCTACCCTAGGTATAGCTGGTTTAATTTATTGGGGATATTTATTACTTGTGGACGCTATAATATCTCCTAGTGGTACTGGGTTAATCTACATTGGAACTACTACCAGAACTTTTTATGGTATAGCTGCTGATGGCTACTTTCCAAAATTCTTCCTCAAATTAAATAAACATAGAATACCCATTTGGTCAATCATAGCTTCACTAATCCTAGGATTCATATTCTTACTACCATTCCCAAGCTGGTATCTGTTAGTGGGATTCATTTCTTTAGCAACAGTCTTTACATATATTATGGGAGGTATAGGATTACAAACCTTAAGAAAAACCGCACCAGATCTAAAGAGAAGAGTAAAACTGAGTGGTGCTAGTATCATAGCACCAATAGCTACTATCGCTGCAATATTAATCGTATATTGGGCTGGTTTTACAACACTATACTATGTGCTAACTGCATTATTCGTTGGGGTTCCACTATTTTGGATATATTATGCGATAAGAGAATTAAAACTAAACTCAGTTGTTGGAATAGTACTAGGTGTGGCTCAACTCATATTTAATATACTCTTGGCATATTTTGCCTATATTAACATATTAACTGTACCACCAGGAACGCCAATAAGTGATATAATTTCAAGCTTTGTTCTATATTTCTTAGGATTTTTAGGAATATTAGTAGTACCTAGCTTAATTGGGTATGCTTTAGCGAATGGAAAGGGTAAACAATATATAAGGAGCGGATTCTGGTTAATAGGGCTAATACTAGTAATCTATATAATCAGCTTCTTCGGAGGATTTGGCCCGTTAGGTACTTCAGCCCCAATACCTTTTCCGTGGGATACCATAGCTGCTGCAATTGTTGGACTAGTATTCCACTACGCTGCCGTATATAGCGGATTTAGAACTGATGAGATAGAAGAGATAGTTAGAGAACAGTTAGGAGAGAAATAA
- a CDS encoding class II fumarate hydratase: MDYVLLLMKYTDTAPKLFMNTGTKFPRRIIWAMGVLKKSCAKVNADLGLLDKKIADSIIKASEDLIDGKLDDKIVLDVFQTGSGTGLNMNVNEVIAEVASSYSNLKVHPNDHVNFGQSSNDTIPTAIRIAAVAEVTNRLLPALQQIISSLNKKAEEYKDVVKAGRTHLRDALPVTLGQELSAYADAFQHEREQVMNILEYVKELPIGGTATGTGLNTHPEFQERVINEINRITGLGFKPANRFRAMRLLTDLLLLSGALRNIAVNLYRLGQDMRLMFSGPLTGLNEIDLPTQEEIAGSSIMPGKTNPVTVEAALLISAQVVGLDHANQFASMLGEFELSMGIPLVGYNIVTQVNFVSEALEKMSKLVIDGMVANVEKMKRYAESSPSLITIVSPVIGYDKASEIGKKLNKGMSIREALRELGYSDNEINKILDLSKLVKPGFTAK; the protein is encoded by the coding sequence ATGGATTACGTTCTTTTACTTATGAAATATACCGATACTGCGCCCAAGCTTTTTATGAATACCGGAACAAAGTTTCCTAGAAGAATTATTTGGGCTATGGGAGTTTTAAAGAAATCTTGCGCCAAAGTGAACGCAGATCTTGGATTATTAGACAAAAAAATTGCGGATTCAATTATTAAGGCATCTGAAGATTTAATTGATGGAAAATTAGATGATAAAATAGTACTTGATGTCTTTCAAACGGGATCTGGGACTGGACTTAATATGAACGTAAATGAGGTTATAGCAGAAGTAGCCTCTAGTTACTCTAACCTTAAAGTGCATCCAAATGATCATGTGAATTTTGGCCAGTCATCGAATGATACTATACCTACAGCAATTAGAATCGCTGCAGTAGCTGAGGTCACGAATAGATTACTTCCTGCATTACAACAAATAATATCTTCTTTAAATAAGAAGGCGGAGGAATATAAGGATGTTGTAAAAGCAGGTAGAACCCATTTAAGAGATGCTTTGCCTGTAACTTTAGGTCAAGAACTTTCAGCGTATGCTGATGCCTTCCAACATGAACGCGAGCAAGTTATGAATATTTTAGAATATGTAAAGGAGTTGCCAATTGGAGGTACTGCAACTGGTACTGGACTAAATACTCACCCCGAATTTCAAGAGAGAGTTATTAATGAAATAAACAGAATCACTGGTTTAGGATTTAAGCCAGCTAATAGGTTTAGGGCAATGAGATTACTCACGGATCTCTTACTATTAAGTGGAGCATTGAGAAACATTGCAGTAAACCTGTACAGATTAGGACAAGATATGAGGTTAATGTTTTCCGGTCCTTTAACTGGTCTTAACGAAATAGATTTACCCACACAAGAAGAGATTGCTGGTAGCTCGATAATGCCTGGTAAAACTAATCCAGTTACAGTTGAGGCTGCTTTACTAATTTCAGCCCAGGTTGTGGGATTGGATCATGCAAATCAATTCGCTTCAATGTTAGGGGAATTTGAGTTATCAATGGGTATTCCATTAGTTGGTTATAATATTGTAACTCAAGTTAATTTCGTCTCTGAGGCTTTAGAGAAGATGTCAAAATTGGTAATTGATGGAATGGTAGCAAATGTGGAGAAAATGAAGAGATATGCTGAATCATCTCCTTCACTCATAACCATAGTATCTCCTGTAATAGGCTATGATAAAGCTTCTGAAATAGGAAAGAAGTTAAATAAGGGAATGTCTATACGTGAAGCCTTAAGGGAATTAGGGTATAGTGATAATGAAATAAATAAAATATTAGACTTAAGCAAACTAGTTAAGCCTGGATTCACTGCCAAATGA
- a CDS encoding type 1 glutamine amidotransferase domain-containing protein: MDSKKVLFIVGEEFEDIELLYPYYRVIEEGFKPVIAWKEANARVTGKHGYTVISDIAFKDVRPEDYIALVIPGGRGPEHIRTLEEVKNLTRKFFELKKPVAAICHGPQILISANLVKGRRLTSVTSIKDDVIAAGGIYIDNDVVVDENLISSRVPSDLPAFASTLTKALKSLK; this comes from the coding sequence ATGGACTCGAAAAAGGTCTTATTTATAGTTGGAGAAGAGTTTGAGGATATCGAGCTATTATATCCCTACTACAGAGTAATTGAAGAAGGTTTTAAACCTGTAATAGCGTGGAAAGAGGCTAATGCCAGAGTTACAGGGAAGCACGGATATACTGTAATTTCTGACATTGCGTTCAAGGATGTTAGGCCAGAGGATTACATAGCACTGGTCATACCAGGAGGTAGAGGACCAGAACATATAAGGACCTTAGAGGAAGTTAAAAATCTTACTAGAAAATTCTTTGAGTTGAAAAAGCCAGTTGCGGCAATATGTCACGGTCCTCAAATCTTAATTTCAGCTAATCTTGTTAAAGGAAGAAGACTAACCTCAGTGACCTCAATAAAAGATGATGTAATCGCCGCAGGAGGAATTTACATTGATAACGATGTAGTAGTTGATGAAAATCTGATATCCTCTAGGGTTCCTAGTGATCTACCAGCATTCGCGTCCACTTTAACTAAGGCGCTAAAGAGTCTAAAATAA
- the purE gene encoding 5-(carboxyamino)imidazole ribonucleotide mutase: protein MPKVAVIMGSKNDWEYMKEAVEILKQFGVDYEARVVSAHRTPEFMMQYAKEAEKRGVEVIIAGAGGAAHLPGMVASLTSLPVIGVPIPSKNLNGLDSLLSIVQMPYGVPVATVAIGGAKNAALLAIRILGIKYKDLADKIKKFSEDMSNDVLNTRLEA from the coding sequence GTGCCAAAAGTAGCTGTAATTATGGGAAGTAAAAATGATTGGGAATATATGAAAGAAGCTGTAGAGATTTTGAAACAATTTGGTGTAGACTATGAAGCTAGGGTGGTTTCAGCTCACAGAACACCAGAATTTATGATGCAATATGCTAAGGAAGCGGAAAAAAGGGGAGTTGAAGTTATTATTGCCGGAGCTGGTGGAGCTGCTCATTTGCCTGGTATGGTCGCTTCACTTACAAGTCTTCCAGTTATAGGTGTCCCTATTCCCTCAAAGAATCTAAATGGTCTTGACTCACTTCTTTCAATAGTACAAATGCCCTATGGGGTTCCAGTAGCTACAGTTGCAATAGGCGGTGCTAAAAATGCTGCACTGTTAGCAATAAGGATTTTAGGAATAAAATATAAGGATTTAGCAGATAAAATTAAAAAATTCTCGGAAGATATGAGCAATGATGTTCTCAATACTAGACTGGAAGCCTAA
- a CDS encoding ABC transporter ATP-binding protein: MPVIRLENVTKIYEGNVKTVALRDINLSIDEGEFISILGPSGSGKSTLLSILGILDRPSQGKVYIYDMDVTKLSDNEISKIRNEYIGFVFQNFNLIQRLSVLQNVELPLVARGIAKKKREEIAINSLKLVGLDGLINKRPSELSGGQQQRVAIARALAQNPKIILADEPTGNLDSINAKIVMDIFKKINEEFKTTIAVVTHDREVASYTRRKIYIRDGKIVGEER, encoded by the coding sequence ATGCCCGTAATAAGACTTGAAAATGTTACCAAGATTTATGAGGGGAATGTAAAGACTGTCGCGCTCAGAGATATAAACCTAAGTATTGATGAAGGAGAGTTTATTTCAATATTGGGACCTTCTGGCAGTGGAAAATCAACTCTCTTATCAATCTTAGGAATTTTGGATAGACCATCTCAAGGGAAGGTATATATTTATGACATGGACGTAACTAAGCTAAGTGATAACGAAATCTCAAAAATCAGAAATGAGTATATAGGCTTTGTATTTCAGAATTTTAATCTAATTCAGAGGCTTAGTGTACTACAAAACGTTGAATTACCACTAGTAGCCAGAGGAATAGCAAAAAAGAAAAGGGAGGAGATAGCAATAAATTCTCTAAAATTAGTAGGATTAGACGGATTAATAAACAAAAGACCGTCAGAACTTTCTGGGGGACAACAGCAAAGAGTAGCTATAGCTCGTGCATTAGCTCAAAATCCAAAGATCATATTAGCTGATGAACCTACTGGAAATTTAGATAGTATCAATGCAAAAATTGTAATGGATATATTCAAAAAGATTAATGAGGAGTTTAAAACTACAATAGCAGTAGTAACACACGATAGAGAAGTTGCGAGTTATACAAGGAGAAAGATCTACATCAGAGATGGAAAGATAGTTGGTGAAGAGAGATGA
- a CDS encoding COG1361 S-layer family protein — protein sequence MIKKLIIILLLLSLILPIIPVKSQSTVVISSWGWGTPQNPIRAHPGYNDTPFYVIASQQVGYQIVYAYLILSGTPITSEGGSSIAYGSVTSSSLTTSQITFFLSVNDNAEPGTYNVPLVVVYQNAVTGAESQIIQEITIPIYNVTFPVLDQVFWGTAQQLIFAQVGEGLLPLTFSVFNPTTEPMLNVTLNVFLPKGIFSQTGSRELTVTIPALPAGEPIFVSSIVNVSNLVKPGVYTLNYSFSFTNFLGYFYKQSSNKNVNITVYPQAKINIYSDPIQSTPDNITTLIVGISTNVSSFIISIRPELSSNFLPISSNFTPTSLSPGEKIIYAFKIYIPQGVIPSIYPIPIEINYTALDQKLAIAYLTYANIYYNETPKIVEAIWNTTITPFPGIGTIPLTLVIYNPLPIPITGVNITYTFPNGVFPLQPFIFLPGIPQYSSIPITIPVEITPNSSVGVLNFTYKISYNQDKTVDGVNNIYVLPPAPVIIEANQTVIGNGEYALVPIKVVNLGVEYVYNVNLITLTQGLEVITSVNNTIPFVKPNSSVTFYYTLYAPQSLPPAVYPLVIKLTYTYFTNEIVRTFTIPVLVTSSQSPILISFLKTTVYYNTNNTEILAIQNLGNFTIYNIRLDLNYPSQEIYLSQNQLYIPYLPPRFIYTVPLYVIPQIPQTTSIPIVVTLNYVLGQGSPQTYQYQLNLLSTGFVKMEITQVSAQIVNNTVVINGLLINTGSQNAQYVTISINNYSSIYIGNVPPNSPTPFSFTLALSPGLYKFNITANYENELYQSNMTFYTFSYVVSYPTSTNSQDKISLTSILLIAVIIILIVIIIYLSLRGLRK from the coding sequence ATGATAAAGAAGTTAATAATTATCTTATTATTACTTTCATTGATTCTCCCTATAATTCCAGTAAAGTCACAGAGCACTGTTGTAATATCCAGTTGGGGATGGGGAACACCACAAAATCCAATAAGGGCACATCCAGGTTATAATGACACGCCATTTTATGTTATAGCCTCACAGCAAGTAGGGTATCAGATTGTTTACGCATATTTGATTCTCTCTGGAACACCAATAACTTCTGAAGGAGGAAGTAGCATAGCTTATGGTTCGGTGACCTCATCGTCTTTAACAACTTCACAAATAACGTTCTTCCTCAGTGTAAATGATAATGCTGAGCCGGGGACCTATAATGTACCATTAGTAGTAGTATACCAAAACGCAGTTACTGGTGCTGAAAGCCAGATAATTCAAGAAATAACTATACCCATTTATAACGTAACCTTTCCAGTTTTGGATCAAGTATTTTGGGGAACTGCACAACAACTGATATTTGCTCAAGTAGGAGAAGGCTTATTACCTCTTACCTTTAGCGTCTTTAATCCCACAACTGAACCCATGCTAAACGTAACCTTAAACGTATTCTTACCAAAGGGAATATTTTCCCAAACTGGTAGTAGAGAGTTAACAGTTACAATTCCAGCCTTACCCGCTGGAGAACCAATATTTGTATCTTCAATAGTGAACGTGAGTAATCTTGTTAAACCGGGAGTGTATACTCTTAATTATTCTTTTTCATTTACTAACTTTCTAGGATATTTCTATAAGCAATCCTCAAACAAGAATGTAAACATAACGGTATATCCTCAAGCTAAGATTAACATTTATTCCGATCCCATCCAGTCAACTCCAGATAATATAACTACCCTCATAGTAGGAATTTCAACTAACGTTAGTAGCTTTATAATTAGTATAAGGCCAGAGTTGTCCTCAAACTTTCTACCAATCTCCTCAAACTTTACGCCTACCTCTCTATCGCCTGGGGAAAAGATAATATACGCTTTCAAGATTTACATACCCCAAGGAGTAATACCCTCAATATACCCTATTCCAATAGAAATTAATTACACTGCATTGGATCAAAAACTAGCGATAGCTTATCTAACATATGCCAACATCTACTATAATGAGACCCCTAAGATAGTTGAGGCAATTTGGAATACTACGATAACGCCGTTTCCCGGAATAGGAACAATTCCCTTAACATTGGTCATCTATAATCCATTGCCAATACCCATAACTGGTGTCAACATTACATATACATTTCCTAATGGCGTATTTCCCTTACAGCCTTTCATTTTCTTACCCGGAATTCCTCAGTATTCTTCTATACCAATAACTATTCCAGTGGAAATAACTCCAAATAGCTCAGTAGGTGTACTTAATTTCACTTACAAGATTTCCTACAATCAAGATAAAACTGTGGATGGAGTGAACAATATTTACGTTTTACCTCCTGCCCCAGTGATAATTGAGGCCAATCAAACAGTAATAGGTAATGGAGAGTATGCCTTAGTACCAATTAAGGTTGTGAACCTTGGGGTGGAGTATGTTTATAACGTAAATCTAATAACCCTCACACAAGGCTTAGAGGTAATCACATCTGTAAACAATACAATTCCCTTCGTAAAGCCCAACTCATCAGTAACATTCTACTATACGCTATACGCTCCACAGAGCTTACCACCCGCTGTGTATCCGCTAGTAATTAAATTGACTTATACTTATTTTACCAACGAAATAGTGAGGACGTTTACAATTCCAGTTCTAGTTACTTCGTCACAATCGCCAATACTTATATCCTTTCTCAAAACCACGGTTTATTATAATACAAACAACACTGAAATCCTAGCAATTCAAAACCTAGGCAACTTTACGATATATAACATAAGGCTTGACTTAAATTACCCGTCACAAGAAATTTACCTCTCACAAAATCAGCTTTACATCCCATATCTTCCTCCTCGCTTCATTTATACAGTCCCATTATATGTTATACCACAAATTCCGCAAACAACGTCAATACCTATCGTAGTTACTCTGAATTATGTGTTAGGCCAGGGATCTCCACAGACCTATCAATATCAATTAAACTTACTCAGTACGGGATTCGTTAAAATGGAGATAACGCAAGTTTCCGCACAAATTGTAAACAATACAGTGGTAATTAACGGGTTATTAATAAATACTGGATCACAAAACGCACAATATGTTACAATATCCATTAATAACTATTCCTCAATTTATATTGGAAACGTACCCCCAAATAGTCCAACACCGTTCTCTTTTACTTTAGCGTTATCCCCGGGTTTATATAAGTTCAATATTACTGCAAATTACGAAAATGAGTTATATCAATCTAATATGACATTTTATACATTTTCTTACGTTGTATCTTATCCAACGTCAACTAATTCTCAAGATAAAATATCACTAACCTCAATATTATTGATAGCAGTGATAATAATCCTTATAGTTATTATAATCTATTTGAGTCTTAGGGGGTTACGGAAATGA
- a CDS encoding 5-(carboxyamino)imidazole ribonucleotide synthase, with product MFSILDWKPKIGILGGGQLGWMMILEGRKFPFTFYVLENDKNAPACRIADRCFSPQEYKEFVDSSDVITFEFEHVYEEALKYAQESGKLLPRLNSVELKRERYKEKLFYKQHNLPTPRFFVAEDGEEALKILREEFNNIGVIKESKGGYDGKGQYFIFNDVEKYQFLREKKEKMVVEEYVNFDFEASVIIARDKKGNFVSYPPTYNYNEKGILVYNYGPYFNQEIINVAKRLSEELDYVGTMGVEVFVTNGQVLINEFAPRVHNTGHYTLDGALISQFEQHLRAITNMELGQTTILSPSGMVNILGTDKIPVEVLKYGKVYWYSKSEVRKRRKLGHINVVGNNLEEVKQKIDKIMQLIYPNGLDL from the coding sequence ATGTTCTCAATACTAGACTGGAAGCCTAAGATTGGGATATTAGGAGGAGGACAACTAGGTTGGATGATGATATTAGAGGGAAGGAAATTCCCATTCACCTTTTACGTGTTGGAAAACGATAAGAACGCTCCTGCCTGCAGAATTGCGGATAGGTGTTTTTCTCCTCAAGAATATAAAGAATTTGTTGATTCCTCAGACGTCATTACGTTTGAATTCGAACATGTATATGAAGAAGCACTAAAGTATGCTCAAGAGAGCGGAAAGTTATTACCCAGACTTAATTCTGTAGAGTTAAAGAGGGAACGTTATAAGGAGAAACTCTTCTATAAACAACACAATTTACCTACTCCTAGATTTTTCGTAGCAGAGGATGGCGAGGAGGCGCTAAAAATACTTAGGGAGGAGTTCAACAATATAGGAGTTATCAAGGAGTCTAAAGGAGGATATGATGGGAAAGGCCAATATTTTATATTTAATGACGTTGAAAAATACCAATTCCTAAGGGAAAAGAAAGAAAAAATGGTAGTTGAGGAATATGTAAACTTTGACTTTGAGGCTTCGGTTATTATAGCTAGAGACAAAAAAGGAAATTTTGTCAGTTATCCCCCCACATATAATTACAATGAAAAGGGTATTCTAGTTTACAATTATGGGCCTTATTTCAATCAAGAAATCATTAACGTAGCTAAAAGATTAAGTGAGGAACTAGATTACGTAGGGACTATGGGAGTTGAAGTTTTTGTAACCAACGGTCAAGTTTTAATTAACGAGTTTGCTCCTAGGGTTCATAATACAGGTCATTATACTCTAGATGGAGCTCTTATCTCTCAATTTGAACAGCACTTAAGGGCTATAACTAATATGGAGTTAGGTCAAACCACTATTTTATCTCCTAGTGGAATGGTTAATATTTTAGGTACAGATAAAATACCAGTTGAAGTATTAAAATATGGTAAAGTTTACTGGTACTCTAAAAGCGAGGTAAGAAAGAGGAGAAAGTTGGGTCACATTAATGTGGTGGGGAATAATCTTGAAGAAGTTAAGCAAAAAATTGATAAAATTATGCAACTAATTTATCCTAATGGGTTAGATTTATGA
- a CDS encoding DsbA family oxidoreductase — protein MVVKITFFHDVLCPFCFVTSRRLRSVARKFNDEIVVKHKAFMIISSLDDLKAAAPTEEEARELFKQEFSIIKRYFPDYDPEKVIGKGKITWVWSLPPLMACKAAEYQRGDNGYWDYFDKAQERFFLEGENVNDDNVLIQIAEELGLDIEKFKEDFKSKKARMSVYEDEAEAHAMGIRGVPALLVNDYWLIRGVQDEAYLESVIEDLLSNGGEPKKVKLKAYWEAT, from the coding sequence ATGGTTGTGAAAATAACATTTTTCCATGACGTATTATGTCCCTTCTGTTTTGTAACGTCTAGGAGGTTAAGGAGTGTCGCAAGGAAATTTAATGATGAGATAGTGGTTAAGCATAAGGCTTTCATGATAATATCGTCGCTGGACGATCTAAAAGCAGCTGCCCCAACGGAAGAGGAAGCTAGAGAATTATTTAAACAAGAATTTTCTATCATAAAAAGGTATTTTCCGGACTATGATCCAGAAAAAGTAATAGGTAAGGGTAAAATAACGTGGGTTTGGTCTCTTCCTCCTTTGATGGCATGTAAGGCAGCTGAGTATCAAAGGGGCGATAATGGGTATTGGGATTACTTTGATAAGGCTCAAGAGAGGTTCTTCTTGGAAGGTGAAAACGTTAATGATGATAATGTTTTGATTCAGATAGCAGAAGAGTTAGGCTTAGATATAGAGAAATTTAAGGAAGATTTTAAGTCTAAAAAGGCTCGGATGTCAGTTTATGAAGATGAAGCTGAAGCTCATGCCATGGGAATTAGGGGAGTACCAGCGTTGTTGGTTAATGATTATTGGCTAATTAGGGGAGTTCAAGATGAGGCCTATCTTGAATCGGTTATAGAAGATTTATTATCTAATGGTGGAGAACCTAAAAAAGTGAAACTAAAAGCTTATTGGGAAGCTACTTAA